In a genomic window of BD1-7 clade bacterium:
- the ybjG_2 gene encoding Putative undecaprenyl-diphosphatase YbjG: MMASISEIDRTTYLWFNQFQQQKWLMKITRGVSFTGDGYFYPLIAGFIYLINKELGLIFLFTGLLAFLFEIPSFIGLKHLFKRNRPFVQLHNAKKLVQPSDKFSLPSGHAAAAFVVATLIAYMFPYWAGLAYLWATLIGLSRVLLGVHYPGDIIAGAALGVMCTFVSILALA, encoded by the coding sequence ATGATGGCAAGTATCTCTGAAATTGATCGCACGACCTACCTTTGGTTTAACCAATTTCAACAACAGAAATGGTTAATGAAAATCACGAGGGGAGTCTCCTTCACCGGTGACGGTTACTTTTACCCATTAATTGCTGGCTTCATATATCTAATCAATAAAGAACTTGGGCTTATTTTCCTCTTCACGGGCTTGCTAGCCTTCCTGTTTGAAATACCCAGCTTCATCGGCTTAAAACACCTATTTAAAAGAAACCGCCCGTTTGTGCAGCTGCACAATGCCAAAAAGCTGGTGCAGCCGAGCGACAAATTCTCATTACCCTCCGGTCACGCTGCTGCTGCTTTTGTTGTCGCGACATTAATCGCGTATATGTTTCCATACTGGGCTGGGCTGGCCTACTTGTGGGCAACCCTTATCGGGCTTTCTCGCGTGCTTTTGGGTGTCCACTACCCTGGAGACATTATCGCTGGCGCAGCCCTCGGAGTAATGTGTACGTTTGTATCTATTCTTGCCCTTGCATAA
- the asnO_2 gene encoding Asparagine synthetase [glutamine-hydrolyzing] 3 — MSGFGGIVQTGERSIDLKNVERMMGALRPYGPDSQKTLYRPRVGMLHTLMRVTPEDFFERQPLSSVGGYLLSADARIDNRAELAGKLAIHPAQLKTMPDSQLILKAYEKWEEQCPEHLLGDFSFAIWDSKRQVLFAAVDHFXIRPFFYSKKSDVFAFANDIKAMLALPDISHDLNEQKLAEFIVLLHADASASFYKDITRLPAGHCLSVSPQKMSVRRYYCLEESIQDIHFSNPGDYAEGLKEKLNEAVLCRLRSAHQVGCELSGGLDSTSVAGLAALELARSGKELQTYTAIPPLGYQGTRRKGWELDERPFVEMMGALHPNIHLNFVEFDPAASSLFKNLENTYGLQGFPNRNVTSIWLNELALNARDSGARVMLNAGRGNIGISWAGKCLYSELIDQKRWSEWSKKILEAWLGRHRSLTSLMKASFLPFVPDIVWNRFQHMRTGEVAPWFFHSLVSPDLAERSSLLDRFKELEWDPHYRPLPRGRAVRIRQITRGASCDASDQSSVFRSLTGVERRDPTHDKRVIEYCFGIEEAEYCRGGQARSLIRDAMKDVVPKKILYRQSRGMQPPSFSARLHEPSSELWAQVEALEGSSQVKRFLDVPKMKVMLQRSLDGGANGQEAQRIKRTLERAYSVGGFIRYVEGENE, encoded by the coding sequence ATGAGTGGTTTTGGTGGCATTGTTCAAACCGGTGAGCGCAGCATTGATCTAAAAAACGTCGAGCGCATGATGGGGGCGTTACGACCTTATGGGCCTGATAGTCAAAAAACGCTTTATCGCCCGCGTGTAGGGATGTTGCATACATTGATGCGAGTAACCCCCGAGGATTTTTTCGAGCGTCAGCCGTTGAGCTCTGTAGGGGGGTATTTGTTATCTGCTGATGCGCGCATTGATAATCGAGCTGAGCTGGCGGGCAAACTGGCGATTCATCCCGCGCAATTGAAAACGATGCCTGACAGTCAGTTGATTTTGAAGGCGTATGAAAAGTGGGAGGAACAATGCCCAGAGCATCTTTTGGGTGATTTTTCGTTCGCTATCTGGGATTCCAAGCGGCAGGTGTTGTTTGCTGCCGTTGACCATTTTGNAATTCGGCCTTTCTTCTATAGCAAGAAAAGCGATGTTTTTGCATTTGCAAATGATATTAAGGCAATGCTGGCGCTGCCCGACATTAGCCATGATCTTAATGAGCAAAAGCTCGCTGAGTTTATTGTCTTGTTGCATGCTGATGCGAGCGCAAGTTTCTATAAAGATATTACAAGGCTTCCTGCCGGGCATTGCTTGAGTGTGTCCCCGCAAAAAATGAGTGTTCGACGATATTATTGTTTGGAGGAGAGCATTCAGGACATTCATTTCTCGAACCCTGGTGACTACGCTGAAGGCTTAAAAGAAAAGTTGAATGAAGCAGTTTTATGCCGTTTACGCAGTGCTCATCAGGTTGGGTGTGAGCTTAGTGGCGGCCTCGATTCAACCAGTGTGGCGGGCTTGGCTGCGCTAGAACTGGCAAGAAGTGGAAAGGAATTGCAAACATATACCGCGATACCTCCACTGGGTTATCAAGGTACTCGGCGTAAGGGGTGGGAGTTGGATGAGAGGCCCTTCGTTGAAATGATGGGGGCGCTTCATCCAAATATTCATTTGAACTTTGTTGAGTTTGACCCCGCGGCGAGTTCTTTATTTAAAAATCTTGAAAATACTTATGGCCTTCAAGGTTTTCCTAATCGAAATGTTACGTCTATTTGGCTAAATGAGTTAGCACTTAACGCACGAGATAGTGGTGCCAGGGTGATGCTCAATGCTGGGCGTGGCAACATAGGTATTAGTTGGGCTGGTAAGTGCTTATATAGCGAGCTGATTGATCAAAAGCGTTGGAGCGAATGGAGCAAAAAAATCTTGGAGGCTTGGTTGGGGCGGCACCGTTCGTTGACATCATTGATGAAAGCTTCATTCTTGCCATTTGTTCCTGATATTGTCTGGAATAGGTTTCAACATATGCGAACAGGAGAAGTGGCGCCATGGTTTTTCCATTCCTTGGTTAGCCCGGATCTGGCTGAGCGCTCGTCACTGCTAGATCGATTTAAAGAACTTGAGTGGGATCCCCATTATCGTCCGCTTCCACGCGGTAGGGCGGTAAGGATCCGACAAATCACTCGCGGTGCCTCATGTGATGCAAGCGATCAATCGAGCGTATTTAGATCACTGACCGGTGTTGAGCGCAGGGATCCAACTCACGACAAACGTGTTATAGAGTACTGCTTCGGTATTGAGGAGGCTGAATATTGTCGCGGTGGGCAAGCTAGATCACTGATTCGTGACGCAATGAAAGATGTTGTGCCGAAAAAAATATTATATCGTCAAAGCCGTGGAATGCAGCCCCCTTCATTTTCAGCGCGCTTACATGAGCCGTCTAGCGAGTTATGGGCACAAGTCGAAGCGTTGGAGGGCTCGTCGCAGGTTAAGCGTTTCTTGGATGTACCTAAAATGAAAGTTATGCTTCAACGTTCATTGGATGGCGGTGCAAATGGCCAGGAGGCGCAAAGAATTAAGCGTACTCTGGAAAGGGCATATTCTGTGGGTGGGTTTATTCGTTATGTTGAGGGTGAAAATGAGTGA
- the pqqD gene encoding Coenzyme PQQ synthesis protein D, translating to MLDLNTTVERNPSQLDCELDGEFVLMCTETGKYFKLDKVSALIWQLLETPQTGLAISSKMQESYDVTEEQCNQEVLRFLTQLADKQFINIT from the coding sequence GTGTTAGATCTCAACACAACCGTAGAACGTAATCCTTCACAACTTGACTGTGAATTGGATGGTGAGTTTGTGCTGATGTGCACAGAAACCGGCAAGTATTTCAAACTGGATAAAGTCAGCGCGCTGATCTGGCAACTGCTTGAAACACCGCAAACCGGCCTGGCCATCAGCAGCAAAATGCAGGAAAGCTACGACGTAACTGAAGAGCAATGCAACCAAGAAGTATTGCGCTTCTTAACACAGCTAGCCGACAAACAGTTTATCAATATCACCTGA
- the cobS_2 gene encoding Aerobic cobaltochelatase subunit CobS gives MQSNPLDAICVDSKPDVVIDVREVFGIDTDMQISGYSEPSAGVPDKIDGYAFDPDTTLAILAGFSHDRRVMLQGLHGTGKSSHIEQVASRLNWPCLRVNLDSNISRLDLIGRDAIVVEDGKQRTVFQEGILPWAMQRPIALIFDEYDAGRPDVMFLLQRLLENEGKLTLLEQNRVVSSHPSFRLFATANTVGLGDATGLYHGTQQLNQAQMDRWHIVSKLDFLPFEQELALLEVQVRGLTEEQQPMLGNMVAMAQLTREGFKHGDISTLMSLRTLLTWADNFKIFGDLALAFKVSFLNRCDEEERMILSEYYQRCFDTEIMDYSGALSFA, from the coding sequence ATGCAATCAAACCCTTTGGACGCTATCTGCGTTGATTCCAAGCCTGACGTTGTGATTGATGTTCGGGAGGTATTTGGTATAGATACCGATATGCAGATTTCAGGGTATAGTGAACCGAGTGCTGGTGTGCCTGACAAGATTGACGGTTATGCATTTGATCCGGATACCACGTTGGCCATTCTGGCAGGCTTCTCGCACGATCGGCGAGTGATGTTGCAAGGGCTGCATGGCACAGGGAAATCCTCACATATTGAACAAGTGGCGAGTCGGCTTAATTGGCCTTGCCTGCGTGTTAATCTCGATAGCAATATCAGTCGTCTTGATCTTATCGGGCGTGACGCCATTGTCGTGGAAGATGGAAAACAGCGCACCGTATTTCAGGAGGGCATCCTGCCCTGGGCCATGCAACGCCCCATCGCACTGATATTTGATGAATATGATGCGGGTCGCCCGGATGTTATGTTCTTGCTGCAGCGCTTGCTCGAAAACGAAGGCAAACTAACGCTGTTAGAGCAGAATCGTGTTGTCAGCTCACATCCTTCATTCCGACTCTTTGCCACTGCCAATACAGTCGGCTTAGGGGATGCAACGGGTCTTTATCACGGTACGCAGCAGCTTAATCAGGCCCAAATGGACCGCTGGCACATCGTCAGCAAACTGGATTTTCTGCCTTTTGAGCAAGAGCTGGCACTGCTGGAAGTACAGGTGAGAGGTTTAACCGAAGAGCAGCAGCCGATGCTGGGTAATATGGTTGCAATGGCGCAGCTAACGCGCGAAGGTTTTAAGCACGGCGATATTTCAACGCTGATGTCGCTGCGCACACTGCTAACCTGGGCAGATAACTTCAAGATCTTCGGTGATTTGGCACTTGCGTTTAAAGTCAGCTTCCTGAACCGCTGTGATGAAGAGGAGCGGATGATTCTGAGCGAATACTATCAGCGCTGCTTTGATACGGAAATTATGGATTACAGTGGGGCGTTATCGTTTGCTTGA
- the cobT_2 gene encoding Aerobic cobaltochelatase subunit CobT, with amino-acid sequence MGRYRLLERERARELAQRVEQFNKGEFDKALQATQRTLSGDEAGGSLRIVDTLFGEAIGLTSLALVRALSDLSGLWARHHDEQIQAQLTQRFGNAAFLTWLDVIRIEALASRWLLGLQSNTAALFDCFIEYYGGSVHDKSDGFAVEQLSQLIAIRCLLSTLHTNPQILPANYAEVIPVVRGPSIEPDVLHQHLNDQEAFAGCVLSSFGYQEVEGRLLKPEPQCDSEPVGEDFSDDPEEAQPKLDSQSLEAASEPMEIPSDNYAEGYNVFDASYDREIDANTYMRQCGMLADERDDETTNALVHRLAKRLQRRLQAMQRRDWDHDLEDGRLDARRLAQVVSAPLSAKPYKQERDSTFRETVVTLLVDNSGSMRGESIHVAWQCSGVISQVLERCGVKVEVLGYTTNKKNQPLAQWEASGKPEQPGRLAALSHVVYKAADTPYRRARAGLSLMLNDQLLNENVDGEALLWASHRLSQRREARKILLVISDGKPMDKATRTHNARSFLDDHLIQVVRSIEAREQIELAAIGIGHDVARYYANAMTIYNANELGERLINHLDSLFA; translated from the coding sequence GTGGGGCGTTATCGTTTGCTTGAACGTGAAAGAGCAAGAGAGTTAGCTCAGCGCGTTGAGCAGTTCAACAAAGGCGAGTTTGACAAAGCGCTACAGGCAACCCAGCGCACGCTTTCGGGTGATGAGGCGGGCGGCTCTTTACGCATTGTCGATACGTTGTTTGGTGAGGCAATTGGGTTAACGAGCCTGGCGCTTGTTCGCGCACTTTCTGATTTATCAGGCCTTTGGGCGCGTCATCACGATGAGCAAATTCAAGCACAACTCACACAACGCTTCGGCAATGCCGCCTTTCTGACCTGGTTAGATGTTATCCGCATTGAAGCTCTGGCTTCACGATGGCTGCTAGGGCTTCAGTCAAATACTGCGGCACTCTTCGACTGTTTCATCGAGTATTATGGGGGATCTGTTCACGATAAAAGTGACGGATTTGCCGTCGAGCAATTGTCTCAGCTTATCGCTATTCGATGTTTATTGTCGACGTTACACACCAATCCCCAGATCTTACCTGCGAATTATGCGGAAGTTATCCCTGTTGTGCGGGGGCCAAGTATCGAGCCCGATGTATTGCATCAACATTTGAACGATCAAGAGGCCTTTGCTGGATGTGTGCTGAGCAGCTTTGGGTATCAGGAAGTTGAAGGGCGGCTTCTTAAGCCTGAGCCTCAATGTGATTCAGAGCCGGTAGGTGAAGACTTCTCAGACGATCCGGAGGAGGCACAGCCAAAACTCGATAGTCAGAGTCTGGAGGCTGCGTCAGAGCCGATGGAGATTCCCTCTGACAATTATGCTGAAGGTTATAACGTCTTTGATGCGAGCTACGACCGCGAAATTGACGCCAATACCTACATGCGCCAGTGCGGAATGTTGGCTGACGAACGTGATGACGAAACGACTAACGCACTCGTTCATCGTTTGGCAAAGCGCCTGCAGCGCCGTTTACAAGCCATGCAGCGTCGCGACTGGGATCATGACTTGGAAGACGGCCGGTTGGATGCTCGACGGTTGGCGCAAGTTGTTTCAGCGCCTTTATCGGCCAAGCCCTACAAACAGGAGCGTGATTCTACATTTCGCGAAACGGTTGTGACGCTCTTGGTGGATAATTCCGGGTCAATGAGAGGTGAATCTATTCACGTTGCTTGGCAATGCAGTGGTGTGATCTCGCAAGTTCTCGAACGTTGTGGTGTAAAAGTAGAAGTACTTGGTTATACCACCAATAAAAAAAATCAGCCGTTAGCACAATGGGAAGCCTCGGGTAAGCCTGAACAACCCGGACGACTCGCAGCGCTTAGTCATGTTGTTTATAAGGCTGCGGACACGCCTTATCGCCGGGCGCGTGCCGGATTGTCATTAATGTTGAACGATCAGCTGTTAAATGAAAATGTCGATGGTGAGGCACTGTTGTGGGCCTCGCATCGTCTTAGTCAACGGCGCGAAGCGCGAAAGATTCTGCTCGTTATTTCCGATGGTAAGCCAATGGATAAAGCGACTCGTACCCATAACGCGCGAAGCTTTCTCGACGACCACCTTATTCAAGTAGTGCGAAGTATTGAGGCGAGGGAGCAGATTGAATTGGCGGCGATTGGTATCGGGCATGATGTGGCACGCTATTACGCAAACGCGATGACGATTTATAACGCAAACGAGCTTGGAGAGCGCTTGATCAATCATTTGGACAGTTTGTTCGCTTGA
- a CDS encoding putative enoyl-CoA hydratase echA12, translating into MSIIPRLMLKNPYNHRKFDFLECSVSFITIENPTPDIAIVSLNRPERMNAMAFDVMVPFKEALETLSFDSSVRVVIITGVGEAFCSGADLEDPGYLPMFDGLTMPGIGRRAMRVLEDVITTIQNMHQPVIAAVNGPAIGGGFCLAMACDIRLAAQKAFFRPAGINNGLTAAELGLSYILPRAIGSTRAFEIMLTGRDVDSKEASDIGLVSNVVADESLMDECLLIAKRITGFSQVGVELTKQMIWSGLESNSKHSHMNHEGQAQLFVRMTTSNFEEAIRARKQKRAPEFKDE; encoded by the coding sequence GTGTCTATTATCCCGCGATTGATGCTGAAAAATCCGTATAATCACCGAAAATTCGACTTTTTGGAGTGTTCTGTGTCTTTTATCACTATTGAAAACCCCACCCCTGATATTGCGATTGTGAGCCTGAACCGACCTGAACGTATGAATGCAATGGCGTTTGATGTCATGGTTCCCTTTAAAGAAGCACTCGAAACGTTGAGCTTCGACAGTTCGGTGAGAGTCGTCATTATTACTGGTGTTGGCGAGGCGTTCTGTTCAGGCGCAGATTTGGAAGACCCGGGGTATCTACCCATGTTTGACGGTTTAACGATGCCCGGTATTGGTCGTCGAGCGATGCGTGTGCTCGAAGATGTGATAACAACAATACAAAACATGCATCAACCGGTTATCGCTGCGGTTAACGGACCTGCGATCGGCGGTGGATTTTGTCTTGCCATGGCGTGTGATATTCGACTAGCGGCTCAAAAGGCTTTTTTCCGCCCTGCAGGGATTAATAATGGGCTAACTGCCGCAGAACTAGGTTTGAGTTATATTCTGCCAAGGGCAATAGGTTCAACACGAGCCTTTGAAATTATGCTCACTGGCAGAGATGTTGATTCGAAAGAGGCCTCTGATATTGGGTTGGTCTCTAACGTTGTTGCAGATGAATCCTTGATGGACGAATGTTTACTAATTGCCAAGCGCATCACTGGGTTTAGTCAAGTTGGGGTAGAGCTGACAAAACAAATGATATGGTCCGGGCTTGAGTCAAATAGTAAGCACTCCCATATGAATCACGAAGGGCAAGCACAGCTGTTTGTTCGAATGACGACGTCAAACTTTGAAGAAGCCATTAGAGCTAGAAAACAAAAACGTGCGCCAGAATTCAAAGACGAATAG